One window of the Punica granatum isolate Tunisia-2019 unplaced genomic scaffold, ASM765513v2 Contig00027, whole genome shotgun sequence genome contains the following:
- the LOC116189844 gene encoding putative UDP-glucuronate:xylan alpha-glucuronosyltransferase 3 — MAGPASSPIEPRIRASASSPEEENFRRETEKKYLKDVEIAVHLPVRDWDLNCKKPTFSLLLIFILWGSFRTLYHSSTIFIADLPSTSSPRPHSLASLKTQTAESLAQDPRYLSSLNIDWDEISRIIEKLNNLDEYPGIGLLNFDEKEIGQWKQLFPETEQLILHLERAPGNLTWEMLYPEWIDEEEESVIPSCPSLPQLQVPHKPRIDLIAVKLPSGRSSRDVARLHLQLEAARLAASSKIQHQIHVLLVTDHFPIPNLFSCKELVAREGNAWLYKPDPFRLLEKVRLPIGSCELALPIEPEGPFYSEGSGREAYATILHSAQAYVCGAIVAAQSIRATGSNRDLVALVDETISDDDRVGLEAAGWKIYTIQRIRNPRAQEGSYNEWNYSKFRLWQLTDYDKIVFIDADLLVLRNIDFLFGMLEISARGNNATLFNSGVMVIEPCNCTFDLLMDHIDEIVSYNGGDQGYLNEMFTWWHRMPRRMNFLKHFWEGDSEESKRRKTDLFGADPPALYVIHYLGHKPWLCFRDYDCNWNVGFYREFASDAAHKTWWKVHDSMPGNLQRYCLLRTRQKAALEWDRRQAEMANFEDGHWRMEINDDRLRTCVENFCSWESMLLHWGEQNWADN; from the exons ATGGCCGGACCCGCATCTAGCCCCATCGAACCCAGAATCAGAGCCTCCGCTTCGTCACC agaagaagagaacTTCCGGAGAGAGACTGAGAAGAAGTATCTCAAAGATGTGGAAATTgctgtccaccttcccgttcGAGATTGGGACCTTAACTGCAAGAAACCAACCTTCAGCCTCCTCCTCATCTTCATCTTGTGGGGATCTTTCCGAACACTATACCACTCTTCGACGATTTTTATCGCCGATCTTCCCTCCACTTCCTCCCCTCG TCCGCATAGCCTGGCCTCTCTGAAGACTCAAACAGCAGAGAGCCTTGCCCAGGATCCTCGATACTTATCCTCTTTAAACATCGACTGGGATGAAATCTCAAGAATTATCGAGAAGCTAAATAATTTAGACGAGTATCCAGGAATTGGACTGCTAAACTTTGATGAGAAAGAAATTGGCCAGTGGAAGCAACTGTTTCCAGAGACCGAGCAACTCATCTTGCACCTAGAACGTGCTCCTGGAAACTTAACATGGGAGATGCTATATCCCGAATGGatagatgaagaagaagagtcgGTGATTCCCTCTTGCCCTTCTCTTCCTCAACTTCAAGTTCCCCATAAACCGAGGATCGATCTCATTGCTGTGAAGCTTCCATCAGGGAGATCCTCGAGAGACGTGGCTCGATTGCACTTGCAGCTCGAAGCTGCTCGACTCGCTGCATCTTCCAAAATTCAGCATCAAATTCATGTGCTTCTCGTGACCGATCACTTCCCGATCCCGAATCTCTTCTCATGCAAGGAATTAGTTGCTCGAGAGGGGAATGCTTGGCTTTACAAGCCCGACCCGTTTAGGCTGCTAGAAAAGGTTCGGCTTCCCATCGGATCTTGTGAACTGGCCTTGCCTATCGAGCCTGAAG GGCCATTTTATTCGGAGGGATCAGGTCGAGAAGCCTATGCTACAATCCTTCACTCTGCCCAAGCTTATGTCTGCGGGGCTATTGTTGCAGCACAGAGCATAAGAGCCACCGGCTCAAACAGGGACCTTGTGGCACTTGTCGATGAAACAATCAGCGATGATGACAGAGTAGGCCTGGAGGCTGCAGGCTGGAAAATCTACACGATTCAGAGGATAAGGAACCCAAGGGCCCAGGAAGGGTCCTACAACGAGTGGAACTATAGCAAGTTCCGCCTCTGGCAGCTGACTGACTATGACAAGATAGTCTTCATCGACGCCGACCTCCTTGTCCTCAGGAACATAGATTTCCTCTTCGGAATGCTTGAAATCTCTGCCAGGGGAAACAATGCCACGCTCTTCAACTCGGGGGTGATGGTGATCGAGCCCTGCAATTGCACGTTCGATCTATTGATGGATCACATCGACGAGATTGTTTCCTACAATGGAGGTGACCAAGGGTACTTGAACGAGATGTTCACATGGTGGCACCGGATGCCGAGACGCATGAACTTCTTGAAGCATTTCTGGGAAGGAGACAGCGAGGAGAGCAAAAGGCGGAAGACCGACCTGTTTGGGGCGGACCCTCCCGCTCTATACGTTATCCACTACTTGGGACATAAGCCATGGCTTTGTTTCCGGGACTACGACTGTAACTGGAATGTGGGATTTTATCGGGAATTTGCAAGCGACGCAGCCCACAAGACATGGTGGAAGGTCCATGACTCGATGCCCGGGAATCTACAGAGGTATTGCCTGCTCAGGACGAGGCAGAAGGCCGCCCTCGAGTGGGATCGGAGGCAGGCCGAGATGGCAAACTTCGAGGATGGACATTGGAGGATGGAGATCAATGATGACAGGTTGCGTACATGTGTTGAGAACTTTTGCTCTTGGGAAAGCATGCTGCTGCACTGGGGTGAGCAGAATTGGGCTGACAATTAA